The proteins below come from a single Streptomyces spongiicola genomic window:
- a CDS encoding rodlin, with protein MKKLWAAAAVTASVAGVSLTAAPQALAIGDDSGTTSLSGNDAVQAFGNSATYGDMSPQLSAVQGSLNKLCIGLPAKANAGSLVGLVPVAVQDVNVLSNPQNQQCAENSTQAKGDEPLSHILDDIPVLSGNGVNNH; from the coding sequence ATGAAGAAGCTGTGGGCAGCTGCGGCCGTGACCGCGTCCGTGGCCGGAGTCTCACTGACCGCCGCCCCGCAGGCTCTGGCGATCGGCGACGACAGCGGCACCACGTCGCTGAGCGGCAACGACGCCGTGCAGGCCTTCGGCAACTCGGCCACCTACGGCGACATGAGCCCGCAGCTCAGCGCAGTCCAGGGCTCGCTGAACAAGCTGTGCATCGGTCTGCCCGCCAAGGCCAACGCCGGGTCGCTCGTCGGTCTCGTGCCGGTCGCCGTGCAGGACGTCAACGTCCTGTCGAACCCGCAGAACCAGCAGTGCGCCGAGAACTCGACCCAGGCCAAGGGCGACGAGCCGCTGTCGCACATCCTCGACGACATCCCGGTGCTCTCGGGCAACGGCGTCAACAACCACTGA
- a CDS encoding rodlin yields the protein MFKKAMAAAAVTASVVGVSAAAAPQALAIGNDTGTTSASGVGASQVFGNSATYGNMSPQMALVQGSLNKPCIGLPAKLNAGSLVGLVPVAVQDVNVLSNPQNQQCVENSTQAKGDEPLSHILSDIPVLSGNGQGNG from the coding sequence GTGTTCAAGAAGGCTATGGCGGCCGCCGCCGTCACCGCGTCCGTCGTCGGCGTCTCCGCCGCGGCGGCGCCGCAGGCCCTGGCCATCGGCAACGACACGGGCACCACGTCCGCCAGTGGTGTCGGTGCCTCCCAGGTCTTCGGCAACTCGGCCACCTACGGCAACATGAGCCCGCAGATGGCGCTCGTCCAGGGCTCGCTGAACAAGCCCTGCATCGGTCTGCCCGCCAAGCTGAACGCGGGGTCGCTCGTCGGCCTCGTGCCGGTGGCCGTGCAGGACGTCAACGTGCTGTCCAACCCGCAGAACCAGCAGTGTGTCGAGAACTCGACCCAGGCCAAGGGCGACGAGCCGCTGTCGCACATCCTCAGCGACATCCCGGTGCTCTCGGGCAACGGTCAGGGCAACGGCTGA
- a CDS encoding rodlin, which produces MIKKVMAAAAVTASVIGASAAAAPQALAIGDDTGTTSASGVGASQVFGNSATYGNQSPQLALVQGSLNKPCIGLPAKANAGSLVGLVPVAVQDVNVLSNPQNQQCVENSTQAKGDEPLSHILDDIPVLSGNGEGNG; this is translated from the coding sequence ATGATCAAGAAGGTTATGGCTGCGGCTGCGGTCACGGCCTCCGTAATCGGTGCCTCGGCCGCCGCCGCCCCCCAGGCCCTGGCCATCGGCGACGACACCGGTACGACGTCCGCCAGTGGTGTCGGTGCCTCCCAGGTCTTCGGCAACTCGGCCACCTACGGCAACCAGAGCCCGCAGCTCGCCCTGGTCCAGGGCTCGCTGAACAAGCCCTGTATCGGTCTGCCCGCCAAGGCCAACGCGGGGTCGCTCGTCGGTCTCGTGCCGGTGGCCGTGCAGGACGTCAACGTGCTGTCGAACCCGCAGAACCAGCAGTGTGTCGAGAACTCGACCCAGGCCAAGGGCGACGAGCCGCTGTCGCACATCCTCGACGACATCCCGGTGCTCTCGGGCAACGGCGAGGGCAACGGCTGA